From Actinoplanes oblitus, a single genomic window includes:
- a CDS encoding CheR family methyltransferase, producing the protein MDEVDGQFEALLTYVKEARGFDFTGYKRSSLVRRVNRRMSQVPVTGFAEYLDFLQVHPDEFTALFNTILINVTGFFRDPEAWERLRTGVLIPLVAAKPPADPIRVWSAGCASGQEACTLAMMLAEILGPEQFRARVKIYATDVDEEQLAEARYASYRARDVTDVPPELLERYFEPIGTRYVFRKDLRRSVIYGRNDLVQDAPISRVDLLTCRNTLMYFNAETQARILGRFHFALTEVGTLFLGKAEMLLSHSSLFQPIDLKRRIFRKVSRGAPAGAPPRADQPPIAHPAEPAGLDRVRNAALMAAPAAQIVVTEDGLIALSNLRAETLFGVSSRDVGRPLRDLEVSYRPVELRRYIEQAQAERRPVRITGVEYPCGTGTTLHLDIQVNPLVDVDSLLGVGVVFQDVTAAKQLRDELERANRELAAAYEELQSTNEELATTNEELQSTVEELETTNEELQSTNEELETMNEELQSTNDELQGINEQLRRSTAELDGANGFLDAILAGLRAGIVVVDQGLRVRVWNRQAEELWGLRSTEAVGEHLLDLDIGLPVDRVRPLVRQALTGDAESKPLELEAINRRGRPIIVRVACSPLPDGSGGTNGAIIVVEAD; encoded by the coding sequence ATGGACGAGGTCGACGGTCAGTTCGAGGCGCTCCTCACGTACGTGAAGGAGGCGCGCGGCTTCGACTTCACCGGCTACAAACGATCAAGCCTGGTCCGCCGGGTCAACCGGCGGATGTCCCAGGTCCCGGTCACCGGTTTCGCGGAGTACCTGGACTTCCTCCAGGTGCATCCGGACGAGTTCACCGCGCTGTTCAACACCATCCTGATCAACGTGACCGGCTTCTTCCGGGACCCGGAGGCGTGGGAGCGGCTGCGCACCGGCGTACTGATCCCGCTGGTCGCCGCGAAGCCGCCGGCCGACCCGATCCGGGTCTGGAGCGCCGGCTGCGCCTCCGGTCAGGAGGCCTGCACCCTCGCCATGATGCTGGCCGAGATCCTCGGGCCGGAGCAGTTCCGGGCCCGGGTCAAGATCTACGCCACCGACGTGGACGAGGAGCAGCTCGCCGAGGCCCGGTACGCCAGTTACCGCGCGCGTGACGTCACCGACGTCCCGCCCGAGCTGCTGGAACGCTACTTCGAGCCGATCGGCACCCGGTACGTGTTCCGCAAGGACCTGCGCCGCAGCGTCATCTACGGCCGCAACGACCTGGTGCAGGACGCCCCGATCTCCCGCGTCGACCTGCTGACCTGCCGCAACACGCTGATGTACTTCAACGCCGAGACCCAGGCGCGGATCCTCGGCCGGTTCCACTTCGCCCTCACCGAGGTGGGCACCCTGTTCCTCGGCAAGGCCGAGATGCTGCTCAGCCACAGCAGCCTGTTCCAGCCCATCGACCTGAAACGCCGGATCTTCCGGAAGGTCTCCCGCGGTGCGCCGGCCGGCGCACCGCCCCGCGCCGACCAGCCCCCGATCGCCCACCCGGCCGAGCCGGCCGGGCTGGACCGGGTGCGCAACGCCGCCCTGATGGCCGCACCGGCCGCGCAGATCGTGGTCACCGAGGACGGCCTGATCGCGCTCAGCAACCTGCGGGCGGAGACGCTGTTCGGCGTGTCGTCGCGCGACGTGGGCCGGCCGCTGCGCGACCTGGAGGTGTCGTACCGGCCGGTGGAGCTGCGCCGATACATCGAGCAGGCGCAGGCGGAGCGCCGCCCGGTGCGCATCACCGGTGTCGAGTACCCCTGCGGCACCGGCACCACGCTGCACCTCGACATCCAGGTGAACCCGCTGGTGGACGTGGACAGCCTGCTCGGCGTCGGCGTGGTCTTCCAGGACGTGACGGCCGCCAAGCAGCTGCGCGACGAGCTGGAGCGCGCGAACCGGGAGCTGGCGGCGGCGTACGAGGAGCTCCAGTCGACGAACGAGGAGCTGGCGACCACCAACGAGGAGCTCCAGTCGACGGTGGAGGAGCTGGAGACCACCAACGAGGAGCTCCAGTCCACCAACGAGGAGCTGGAGACGATGAACGAGGAGCTCCAGTCCACCAACGACGAGCTGCAGGGGATCAACGAGCAGCTGCGGCGCAGCACCGCCGAGCTGGACGGGGCGAACGGCTTCCTGGACGCCATCCTGGCCGGGCTGCGCGCCGGGATCGTGGTGGTCGACCAGGGACTGCGGGTCCGGGTGTGGAACCGGCAGGCCGAGGAGCTGTGGGGACTGCGGTCCACCGAGGCGGTCGGCGAGCATCTGCTCGATCTGGACATCGGGCTGCCTGTCGACCGGGTGCGCCCACTGGTCCGGCAGGCGCTCACCGGGGACGCCGAGAGCAAGCCGCTCGAGCTGGAGGCGATCAACCGGCGTGGCCGGCCGATCATCGTGCGGGTGGCGTGCAGCCCGCTGCCGGATGGCTCGGGAGGCACGAACGGTGCCATCATCGTGGTGGAAGCGGATTAG